In Quercus lobata isolate SW786 chromosome 12, ValleyOak3.0 Primary Assembly, whole genome shotgun sequence, a genomic segment contains:
- the LOC115971564 gene encoding rust resistance kinase Lr10-like, which produces MMTQVIFPVQTSTTNWYTVLNFHGSEVFVKASYCGRWRRGGCYLDDGNNVQCFGIGIIEVFLKVIALIVATIGLQLAAKIVLGIPCVIAFFIYKWRRRHLSMYGAVEEFLQSQNNLVPIRYSFSQIRKMAKGFKDKLGEGGYGSVYKGKLQSGHLVAIKMLGKSKANGQDFINEVATIGRIHHENVVQLIGYCAEGLKRALIYEFMCNSSLDKYIFSQEGNITLSIEKTYDISLGVARGIEYLHRGCDMQILHFDIKPHNILLDENFTPKISDFGLAKLYPIDDSIVSLTAARGTLGYIAPELFYKNIGGVSYKADVYSFGMLLLEMANRRKNVNAFADHSSQIYFPTWVYGQFSKGNDIEIEDATEEEKKIVKKMIIVALWCIQMKPSDRPSMNKVVEMLEGEVECLQMPSKPFLSSSPARLIGDVGNNLNSTSSSFQSGESSQSAIL; this is translated from the exons ATGATGACCCAAGTAATATTTCCTGTGCAGACGTCCACAACGAATTGGTATACGGTTTTGAACTTTCATGGCTCAGAGGTTTTTGTAAAAGCTAGCTATTGCGGAAGATGGAGGCGTGGTGGATGCTACCTCGATGACGGGAACAACGTTCAGTGCTTCGGTATAG GCATTATCGAAGTTTTCCTCAAAG TTATTGCGCTAATAGTGGCTACCATAG GACTACAACTTGCAGCAAAAATTGTGTTGGGGATTCCTTGTGTTATTgcgttttttatatataagtggCGTAGAAGGCATTTATCAATGTATGGCGCTGTCGAAGAATTTCTGCAAAGCCAAAATAACCTAGTGCCAATTAGGTACTCTTTCTCACAAATTAGGAAGATGGCCAAAGGTTTCAAAGATAAATTGGGTGAAGGAGGCTATGGTTCTGTATATAAAGGAAAGCTTCAAAGTGGCCATCTTGTAGCTATAAAGATGTTAGGTAAGTCCAAAGCAAACGGTCAAGACTTTATCAATGAAGTTGCCACAATCGGAAGAATTCACCACGAGAATGTGGTGCAACTTATTGGCTACTGTGCTGAGGGACTAAAGCGTGCCCTTATATACGAATTCATGTGTAATAGTTCTCTTGACAAGTACATTTTTTCTCAAGAAGGGAATATCACCTTAAGTATTGAGAAAACATACGATATATCTCTTGGAGTAGCTCGTGGAATTGAATATTTGCATCGAGGATGTGACATgcaaattttgcattttgataTCAAGCCTCATAACATTCTTCTTGATGAGAACTTCACCCCAAAAATTTCTGATTTTGGACTTGCAAAACTTTATCCAATAGATGATAGTATAGTGTCTTTGACTGCTGCAAGGGGAACACTAGGATATATAGCTCCAGAGTTGTTTTATAAAAACATTGGAGGGGTCTCCTATAAAGctgatgtttatagttttggcATGTTATTGTTGGAAATGGCCAACAGAAGAAAGAACGTGAATGCATTTGCAGACCATTCAAGCCAAATTTACTTCCCAACTTGGGTCTATGGCCAATTTAGCAAAGGAAATGACATAGAAATAGAAGATGCCAcagaggaggagaagaaaattgTTAAGAAGATGATCATAGTCGCATTATGGTGCATACAAATGAAGCCTAGTGACCGTCCTTCAATGAACAAAGTTGTAGAAATGCTTGAAGGAGAAGTTGAATGCTTACAAATGCCTTCCAAGCCTTTCCTATCATCATCACCAGCGAGACTGATAGGGGATGTAGGAAAcaatttaaattcaactagTTCATCATTTCAATCAGGTGAATCAAGTCAATCGGCTATACTTTAA
- the LOC115971569 gene encoding uncharacterized protein LOC115971569, producing MFMYYRKNSSTSMAGGLTLSAVLTAFIALVLVHETCSATAKVNHHCAPSSCGNIHNISFPFRLKNDPEKCGESSYELSCDENNHTVLSLFERKYYVQEINYNNYTIRIVDSGIQKDNYSSTPSYSLNRHNFSQYPSAYTTYLLKRTEYEGISFSELSWSVVWMSCEKPVNSPFYLDASTCNIDNGDQYPSNSSISHFKRYRYVKVGRTNATDVVDLCKVEQMFITSWPG from the coding sequence atgtttatgtaCTATCGGAAAAATTCATCTACCTCAATGGCAGGAGGATTAACGTTGAGTGCAGTACTCACGGCCTTTATTGCTCTTGTTCTAGTCCATGAAACTTGTAGTGCTACTGCTAAGGTTAATCATCACTGTGCCCCTTCTTCCTGTGGCAACATCCACAACATAAGCTTTCCGTTTCGATTGAAGAACGACCCAGAAAAGTGCGGGGAGTCAAGCTATGAACTGTCGTGTGATGAGAACAATCATACGGTACTATCcttgtttgaaagaaaatactaCGTACAggaaatcaattacaataactaCACTATCCGGATCGTGGACTCAGGTATACAGAAGGATAATTACTCCTCCACCCCGAGTTATTCTTTAAATCGCCATAATTTCAGTCAATATCCTTCTGCATATACCACTTATCTGCTGAAGAGGACAGAGTACGAGGGGATTTCCTTTTCCGAACTATCATGGAGTGTGGTTTGGATGAGCTGTGAAAAACCAGTGAATTCTCCATTCTATTTGGACGCTTCTACTTGCAATATTGACAATGGAGATCAGTACCCTTCCAACTCTTCTATTTCTCATTTCAAGAGATATAGATATGTTAAGGTTGGCAGAACGAACGCAACCGATGTGGTGGACTTGTGCAAAGTAGAGCAGATGTTCATAACATCTTGGCCAGGA
- the LOC115971563 gene encoding rust resistance kinase Lr10-like, translating to MDISLRIVIPTLLLFVLFIVDLGEGHKWCPEVRCGDHGPDVRFPFQLIKDRQPDHHGGFDLYCNDKDDTVLELSTSVKAFVKKIDYKSQSIEVTDSDGCFPRKIRGLKLNLSSSSFQFKNDLSDYALFKCTPDTESSSYLIPCLSSFSTSVYAFPSERDIDDLSILSCTKMYSVSSVPFYIWRSHSLQLTWSGSECGRGEVKGNNCRFEENSTDVRTECKDKGALTKIVISGSSLGSFLLVLVVYALYRVYCYDKTEKENQARIEMFLEDYKALKPTRYSYNDVKRITNQFTEKLGQGAYGIVFKGKFSNEIHVAVKILNSSKGNGEEFINEVGTMGRIHHVNVVRLVGFCADGFRRALVYEFLPNDSLEKFISSVDSNRFLGWEKLQDIALGIAKGIEYLHQGCDQRILHFDIKPHNILLDQNFNPKISDFGLAKLCAKDQSAVSMTTARGTMGYIAPEVFSRNFGSVSYKSDVYSFGILLLEMVGGRKNVDVTMENTSQIYFPEWIYNLLEQKEDLQVYVEDNEDAKIAKKLAIVGLWCIQWHPMDRPSMKVVVQMLEGEGDKLTMPPNPFASTGPTRINVSMPARHLNQELEVILESE from the exons ATGGATATTTCCCTAAGAATAGTTATCCCAACCTTACTGTTGTTTGTGCTTTTCATCGTAGACCTTGGAGAAGGCCACAAATGGTGTCCCGAAGTTCGGTGTGGAGACCATGGCCCAGACGTCCGATTTCCTTTCCAACTCATCAAAGACAGGCAGCCAGACCACCACGGTGGCTTTGATCTCTACTGCAATGATAAAGATGATACGGTGCTTGAGCTGTCAACTTCAGTAAAAgcctttgttaaaaaaattgattacaaaTCTCAGTCAATTGAAGTAACTGACTCAGATGGCTGCTTTCCACGGAAAATCCGGGGACTCAAACTCAATTTATCTTCTTCGTCTTTCCAATTCAAAAATGATCTTTCTGACTATGCCCTTTTCAAATGTACGCCAGATACAGAATCTTCTTCTTATCTGATTCCTTGTCTTAGTAGCTTTTCAACCTCAGTTTATGCTTTTCCTTCGGAGAGAGACATCGACGACTTGTCCATATTATCATGTACAAAGATGTATAGCGTTTCATCAGTTCCATTTTATATATGGCGTTCTCATTCTCTTCAATTGACTTGGTCCGGATCGGAGTGCGGACGCGGTGAAGTGAAAGGCAATAACTGTAGATTCGAGGAAAATAGCACTGATGTCAGAACTGAGTGCAAAGACAAAG gtGCATTAACAAAAATAGTGATATCTG GTTCTAGCTTGGGGTCATTTCTTTTGGTACTAGTAGTCTATGCACTCTACCGTGTCTATTGCTATGacaaaacagagaaagaaaatCAAGCTAGGATTGAAATGTTTTTGGAGGATTACAAAGCTCTCAAGCCCACAAGGTACTCATATAACGATGTTAAAAGAATTACAAATCAATTTACTGAGAAGTTAGGACAAGGAGCCTATGGAATAGTGttcaaaggaaaattttcaaatgaaatccATGTAGCTGTGAAGATCCTGAACAGTTCCAAGGGCAATGGGGAAGAATTCATAAATGAAGTGGGAACAATGGGTAGAATCCACCATGTTAATGTGGTTCGCTTGGTTGGCTTCTGTGCTGATGGATTTAGAAGAGCTCTAGTCTATGAGTTCTTACCAAATGATTCACTAGAAAAGTTCATTTCCTCAGTAGATTCTAACCGTTTCCTTGGTTGGGAAAAGCTACAAGACATTGCTCTCGGCATAGCAAAAGGAATTGAATATCTTCACCAAGGATGTGATCAACGAATCCTCCATTTTGACATTAAACCTCATAATATTTTGCTAGACCaaaatttcaatccaaaaatttctgattttggtttggccaaGTTGTGTGCAAAAGATCAAAGTGCAGTGTCCATGACCACAGCTAGGGGGACCATGGGTTACATTGCACCTGAAGTGTTCTCTAGGAACTTTGGGAGCGTGTCTTACAAAtcagatgtttatagttttggaaTATTGTTGCTTGAAATGGTTGGAGGTAGGAAAAATGTTGACGTAACCATGGAGAACACTAGCCAAATTTATTTCCCAGAATGGATCTACAATTTGTTAGAGCAAAAAGAAGACCTACAAGTCTACGTTGAGGATAATGAAGATGCTAAAATTGCAAAGAAACTCGCAATTGTAGGACTTTGGTGCATCCAATGGCACCCAATGGATCGTCCTTCAATGAAAGTTGTGGTCCAAATGTTGGAAGGAGAAGGAGATAAGTTAACCATGCCTCCTAATCCTTTTGCATCTACAGGCCCTACAAGAATCAATGTAAGTATGCCTGCAAGGCATTTGAACCAAGAGTTAGAAGTCATCCTAGAATCAGAGTAG